The Flavobacterium piscisymbiosum genome includes a region encoding these proteins:
- a CDS encoding RrF2 family transcriptional regulator — protein sequence MFSKACEYGIRASIFIATKSSKGIRVGIKDVAKEIDSPEPFTAKIMQILTKNGIIESSKGVGGGFEVSDNAVKSIKLIQIVDAIDGDTIYKGCGIGLKECSETKPCPVHKEFKKVRELLLEMLTNTTLEQLASGVKTGDFFLRINDRE from the coding sequence ATGTTTTCAAAAGCCTGCGAGTACGGAATCAGAGCTTCGATATTTATTGCCACTAAATCCTCAAAAGGAATTAGGGTGGGGATAAAGGATGTTGCGAAAGAAATTGATTCTCCGGAACCTTTTACTGCCAAAATAATGCAAATTTTGACTAAAAACGGAATCATAGAATCCTCAAAAGGAGTAGGAGGAGGATTTGAAGTTTCTGATAATGCTGTAAAATCAATAAAACTTATTCAGATTGTTGATGCGATAGATGGCGATACTATATATAAAGGTTGTGGTATAGGATTGAAAGAATGTTCAGAAACAAAACCGTGTCCCGTGCACAAAGAGTTTAAAAAAGTACGCGAATTGCTTTTAGAAATGCTTACCAATACGACATTAGAGCAACTTGCTTCAGGAGTAAAAACGGGTGATTTTTTTCTTAGAATAAATGATAGAGAATAA
- the azu gene encoding azurin yields MNKKIKISIVLLLGCLAITSCGKKDAATTQEPAETNETTSDEGHPAAASNVLVITGNDEMQFSTNELRAEAGKPITLTLKHTGKIPKQAMGHNVVILKEGINEAAFAVKAAAAQETDYIPESEKASIIAHTKLLGGGEQDTIEFTIDKKGTYNFLCSFPGHFAMMKGVLIVE; encoded by the coding sequence ATGAATAAAAAAATTAAAATTTCGATTGTATTGCTATTGGGATGTTTAGCAATAACCTCTTGTGGTAAAAAAGATGCTGCAACCACTCAAGAGCCAGCAGAAACAAACGAGACTACATCAGATGAAGGACATCCTGCTGCTGCAAGTAATGTTTTGGTTATTACCGGGAACGATGAAATGCAGTTTAGTACAAATGAGCTAAGAGCCGAAGCCGGAAAACCAATTACTTTAACCCTAAAACATACTGGAAAAATACCTAAACAGGCAATGGGACACAATGTAGTGATTTTAAAAGAAGGTATTAATGAAGCGGCTTTTGCTGTTAAAGCAGCGGCTGCTCAGGAAACAGATTATATCCCGGAATCAGAAAAAGCTTCGATTATTGCGCATACGAAATTACTTGGCGGAGGAGAACAGGATACAATTGAATTTACTATAGATAAAAAAGGAACGTATAATTTTTTATGTTCTTTTCCTGGACACTTTGCGATGATGAAAGGTGTATTAATTGTTGAATAA
- the ric gene encoding iron-sulfur cluster repair di-iron protein, with protein MENLRDKTVGAFVTEDFRTAAVFSKYKIDFCCKGHKTINEVCLKQGIETRVLLKKINEVVLAEDTNVIDFNSWPLDLLADYIEKTHHRYVLDKSVIIIQFLNKLCNVHGGRHPELFTINELFNAGVVELSQHMKKEEIILFPFIKNMVKAKERDEAVPQPAFGSVENPIAMMTHEHEIEGERFREISNLTNNYTAPSDGCTTYKVTFAMLKEFEENLHTHIHLENNILFPKAIALEKEFS; from the coding sequence ATGGAGAATTTAAGAGATAAAACGGTAGGAGCATTCGTGACCGAAGATTTTAGAACAGCGGCGGTATTTTCAAAATACAAAATTGATTTTTGCTGTAAGGGACATAAGACAATTAATGAAGTTTGTTTGAAACAAGGAATTGAAACCAGGGTTTTGCTCAAAAAAATTAATGAAGTTGTGCTTGCAGAAGATACAAATGTTATAGATTTTAATTCGTGGCCATTAGATTTACTGGCAGATTATATCGAAAAAACACATCATCGTTATGTATTAGATAAATCGGTTATTATAATACAGTTTTTAAACAAACTTTGTAATGTTCATGGAGGCAGACATCCGGAGTTGTTCACGATAAATGAATTGTTTAACGCAGGGGTTGTTGAATTGTCGCAGCACATGAAAAAAGAAGAAATAATTTTATTTCCTTTTATAAAAAACATGGTAAAAGCTAAAGAAAGAGACGAAGCTGTTCCTCAGCCCGCTTTTGGATCAGTTGAAAACCCAATTGCTATGATGACACATGAACATGAGATAGAAGGTGAACGTTTTCGTGAAATTTCGAATCTGACGAATAATTATACCGCACCAAGTGACGGATGTACGACCTATAAAGTAACATTTGCAATGTTGAAAGAGTTTGAGGAAAATCTTCATACGCATATTCATCTTGAAAATAACATTCTGTTTCCAAAAGCGATTGCGCTGGAAAAAGAGTTTTCGTAA
- a CDS encoding aminotransferase class I/II-fold pyridoxal phosphate-dependent enzyme, whose product MVKDLFERIQNNKGPLGKWASQAEGYFVFPKLEGELGPRMKFGGKDILNWSLNDYLGLANHPEVRQADIDAATQFGAAYPMGARMMSGHTKYHEQLENELAEFVMKPAAYLLNFGYQGMVSIIDALVTKNDIIVYDVDSHACIIDGVRLHMGKRFTYKHNDLESMEKNLQRAAKMATETGGGILFITEGVFGMRGQQGKLKEIVALKEKYNFRLLVDDAHGFGTLGKTGAGAGEEQGVQDGIDVYFSTFAKSMANIGAFVAADQDIIDYLKYNLRSQMFAKALPMIQTIGSLKRLELLRNHPELKDKLWENVNALQNGLRTRNFNIGDTNTCVTPVYLQGSVPEAMVMVNDLRENYGIFLSIVIYPVIPKGIILLRMIPTTSHTLADIDETLTAFEAIREKLENGTYKEIASRTTVDLDA is encoded by the coding sequence ATGGTAAAAGATTTATTCGAAAGAATTCAGAACAATAAAGGACCATTAGGAAAATGGGCTTCACAAGCTGAGGGATATTTTGTATTCCCTAAATTAGAAGGGGAACTTGGTCCAAGAATGAAATTTGGTGGAAAAGATATTTTAAATTGGAGTTTGAATGACTATTTAGGTCTTGCGAATCACCCAGAGGTTCGTCAGGCAGATATTGATGCTGCAACTCAGTTTGGAGCGGCTTACCCAATGGGAGCTCGTATGATGTCTGGACATACTAAATATCACGAGCAATTAGAAAATGAATTGGCTGAGTTCGTAATGAAGCCAGCTGCATATTTATTGAATTTTGGTTATCAGGGAATGGTGTCTATTATTGATGCTTTGGTAACTAAAAATGATATTATAGTTTACGATGTAGATTCTCATGCTTGTATCATTGATGGTGTTCGTTTGCACATGGGTAAACGTTTTACTTACAAGCACAATGATCTTGAAAGTATGGAGAAAAACCTTCAGCGTGCTGCTAAAATGGCAACAGAAACTGGCGGAGGTATTTTATTTATTACCGAAGGTGTTTTTGGAATGAGAGGACAACAAGGTAAGCTAAAAGAAATTGTTGCTTTAAAAGAAAAATATAATTTCCGTTTATTAGTAGATGATGCACACGGTTTTGGTACTCTTGGTAAAACAGGAGCCGGAGCAGGTGAGGAGCAGGGAGTTCAGGATGGTATTGATGTTTACTTTTCTACTTTTGCAAAATCAATGGCAAATATTGGAGCTTTTGTAGCGGCAGATCAGGATATTATTGATTATTTAAAGTATAACTTACGTTCTCAAATGTTTGCAAAAGCATTACCAATGATTCAAACTATTGGTTCATTAAAACGTTTAGAATTATTGCGTAATCACCCTGAGTTGAAAGATAAACTTTGGGAAAACGTAAATGCATTACAAAACGGATTGCGTACAAGAAACTTTAATATTGGAGATACAAATACTTGCGTAACACCAGTTTATTTACAAGGAAGTGTTCCGGAAGCAATGGTAATGGTAAATGATTTAAGAGAAAACTACGGTATTTTCTTGTCGATTGTAATTTATCCGGTAATTCCAAAAGGAATTATTTTGTTGAGAATGATTCCAACAACTTCACATACTTTGGCTGATATCGATGAAACGTTAACGGCATTTGAAGCAATTCGTGAAAAATTAGAAAACGGTACTTATAAAGAAATTGCAAGCAGAACTACAGTAGATTTAGACGCTTAA
- a CDS encoding GTP cyclohydrolase encodes MITIKEAKTKKELTNYVKFPFSLYKDNPYWVPPIIADELESFDKTKNPAFDNAEAYFYLAYKDNQIVGRITAIINWSEVNNQHKRKVRFGWFDVIDDIEVTKTLLEKVYELGRQHSLEHVEGPMGFSNLDKVGVLTEGYDQMGTMITWYNNPYYVTHFEQLGFQVEKEYIESIFPFSNVKPEFFLKAQELIKKRYGLRSLTFTKTKDIMPHVDKMFDLFNESYAKLASFVAISDVQKEYFKKKYISFINPEYIKFVVDKDDKLVAFSIVMPSFSEALQKAKGKLFPFGFIHLLKARKQSKDVVFYLIGVHPDYQNKGVTAIIFDEYYKTFSEKGIQNCIRTPELAENTAIHLLWKNFDPKIHCQRKTYLKYL; translated from the coding sequence ATGATTACAATTAAAGAAGCCAAAACCAAAAAGGAATTAACCAACTATGTCAAATTTCCGTTTTCTCTCTATAAAGACAATCCATATTGGGTTCCGCCTATTATTGCAGACGAATTAGAGTCTTTTGATAAAACAAAAAATCCTGCTTTTGATAACGCCGAAGCCTATTTTTACCTTGCATACAAAGACAATCAAATTGTTGGAAGAATTACAGCAATCATCAATTGGTCTGAGGTAAACAATCAACACAAAAGAAAGGTTCGTTTTGGATGGTTTGATGTTATCGATGATATCGAAGTAACAAAGACTTTATTAGAAAAAGTATATGAGTTAGGAAGACAACATAGCCTGGAGCATGTTGAAGGCCCAATGGGTTTTTCGAACCTGGACAAAGTTGGTGTTCTTACAGAAGGCTACGACCAAATGGGAACCATGATTACATGGTATAACAATCCTTATTATGTCACTCATTTTGAACAATTGGGCTTTCAGGTAGAAAAGGAATATATAGAAAGCATTTTTCCGTTTTCGAATGTTAAACCTGAATTTTTCCTTAAAGCACAGGAATTAATCAAAAAAAGATACGGTCTAAGATCTCTAACATTTACCAAAACAAAAGACATTATGCCACACGTGGATAAAATGTTTGATTTGTTTAATGAATCTTATGCTAAACTGGCTTCGTTTGTAGCAATCTCAGATGTTCAGAAAGAATATTTTAAGAAGAAATACATCAGTTTTATCAATCCGGAATACATCAAATTTGTGGTAGATAAAGACGATAAATTGGTTGCTTTTAGTATTGTAATGCCTAGTTTTTCTGAGGCTTTACAAAAAGCAAAAGGAAAACTATTTCCTTTTGGGTTTATTCATTTGCTAAAAGCAAGAAAACAAAGTAAAGACGTTGTTTTTTACCTTATCGGAGTTCATCCTGATTACCAAAACAAAGGCGTTACAGCAATTATTTTTGATGAATATTATAAAACATTCTCAGAAAAAGGAATTCAAAATTGTATCAGAACTCCTGAATTAGCTGAAAACACAGCAATTCATTTGTTATGGAAGAATTTTGATCCCAAAATTCACTGTCAGAGAAAAACGTACCTGAAATATCTTTAA
- a CDS encoding transporter: MLKNKNFFITALFFVPQLFFAQYTDVINSNRPGETMSAYAVGKSVIQAELGIYGIKEKHDLLNYDANGFGTDLTLRYGAFLEKLEFILDLQYQMENFDTPYTSYKKNNFRQTVLGAKYLIYDPYKNYKKEANIYSYKANHSFNWHELIPAVSIFAGANFTGADNPYYFSPQSAISPKVALITQNLFGGGKWVLVTNIIADYIGTDYPSYGYVLTLTHGFNDKWSGFVENQGYKSDFYSDAIVRGGAAYLINSNLQVDASISTNFKNTPSVLYGGVGVSWRYDGSYKEQQMQFKGKEKAKKNKDNQMEQREIDYQAKERKRKAKYE; encoded by the coding sequence ATGTTAAAAAATAAAAACTTTTTTATTACAGCACTTTTTTTCGTACCACAACTTTTTTTCGCACAATATACTGATGTAATCAACTCGAATCGTCCGGGTGAAACGATGTCTGCTTATGCGGTAGGAAAATCAGTAATTCAGGCAGAACTTGGTATTTATGGTATAAAAGAAAAACACGATCTATTAAATTATGATGCAAACGGTTTTGGTACAGATTTAACCCTAAGATATGGTGCTTTTTTAGAAAAATTAGAATTTATCCTGGATTTGCAATACCAAATGGAAAATTTTGATACGCCATACACCAGTTATAAAAAGAATAATTTCAGACAAACGGTTTTAGGAGCTAAATATTTAATTTATGATCCTTATAAAAACTATAAAAAAGAAGCTAATATTTATAGTTACAAAGCCAACCATAGTTTTAACTGGCATGAACTGATTCCTGCGGTTTCTATTTTTGCAGGAGCAAATTTTACCGGTGCTGATAATCCGTATTACTTTTCTCCTCAATCTGCCATTTCACCAAAAGTAGCCTTGATTACCCAAAATTTATTTGGCGGAGGAAAATGGGTTTTAGTAACCAATATTATTGCAGATTATATAGGAACAGATTATCCTAGTTATGGTTACGTTTTGACCCTGACACATGGCTTTAATGATAAATGGTCCGGTTTTGTTGAAAACCAAGGCTACAAAAGCGATTTTTACAGCGACGCTATTGTTCGTGGCGGAGCGGCTTACTTAATCAATTCTAATCTTCAGGTTGATGCTTCTATTAGTACTAACTTCAAAAATACGCCTTCGGTATTATATGGAGGAGTTGGCGTTTCCTGGCGTTATGACGGAAGTTATAAAGAACAACAAATGCAATTTAAGGGCAAGGAAAAAGCAAAAAAGAACAAAGATAACCAGATGGAACAAAGAGAAATCGATTATCAGGCAAAAGAAAGAAAGCGTAAAGCGAAATACGAATAA
- a CDS encoding DUF4834 family protein, whose product MDLLILEKNYMIMQEASFTNLFKTIMWIIAFYYIFKFLAKIFLPVLVKKAVEKAGENFQRQQQYSQGTTWQKTRTNNDEIIIDTANAKKPRETKKVGDYVDYEEID is encoded by the coding sequence ATGGATTTATTAATTTTGGAAAAAAATTATATGATCATGCAAGAAGCATCTTTTACAAATTTGTTTAAAACGATAATGTGGATTATTGCGTTTTATTATATTTTTAAGTTTTTAGCTAAAATCTTTTTACCGGTATTGGTAAAGAAAGCGGTTGAAAAAGCAGGGGAGAATTTTCAGAGACAACAACAATATAGTCAGGGAACTACATGGCAAAAAACGCGTACAAATAATGACGAAATCATTATAGATACAGCCAATGCTAAAAAACCACGCGAAACCAAAAAGGTGGGCGATTATGTTGATTACGAAGAAATAGATTAA
- a CDS encoding YfhO family protein: protein MKIVNKFYPHALVILGFIIVSLIYFYPVLQGKQIFQSDIAQYTGMAKEQNDFRATEHSEPYWTNSAFGGMPTYQLGANYPNDFVGHIDDILRFLPRPADYLFLYFLGFYGLLLVLKTDPLKAFIGAIAFGFSTYLIIILGVGHNAKAHAIAYMPLVIAGFILVFQKKYIWGGLLTMFAVALEINANHFQMTYYLLIFLLILSGYYAFNFIKEKEYRPLLTAIGVLAVAGIFAIGANATNLMATSEYAKFSTRSNSELTFNPDGSKKTNENALSREYITEYSYGIPESFNLIAPRLFGGSNHENVGTDSRMYSFMIEQGVPSEQAQDFVSGMPTYWGDQPIVAAPAYIGVVVFFLGVLALFIDDRKIKYVFLSGALVSLVLSWGKNFSLLTDFFIDYVPMYDKFRAVSSIQVILELCFPVLAIMGLQSFFKAKDEPKIQQKALVQTGVFGIGIIVILVFAKSMFHFTGSNDNYFLQSYGPAFVDALKEDRMTLYSADLLRSGFFIVLTFGILWLFIKNKLAQNTTLIIVGLLMIFDLFFVDKKYVSAKDFVSPVQIAAPFQETPSDAQILKDTTHYRVFEVNGNMSSARASYFHHSLGGYHAAKPRRIQQLFDYQIAKNNMEVLDMLNVKYIIQTDKEGKEFPTINPNTNGNAWFVSTIKLVNKADDVMKALDHIDTKTVAVFNVHEHEGKFKSARLKKQWDTTGTIKVVEYKPNYIKYKSDNKKDGLAVFSEMYYKNGWNAYIDGELTTHFPVDYVLRAMEVPGGQHTIEFKFEPQVVKTGSIITLISFIGMLLLLIGGIYFENRKVKTGDQKI, encoded by the coding sequence TTGAAAATAGTAAATAAGTTCTATCCGCATGCCCTTGTTATATTGGGCTTTATTATCGTTTCTTTAATTTATTTTTACCCGGTTTTACAGGGAAAACAAATCTTCCAATCGGATATTGCTCAATATACCGGAATGGCTAAAGAGCAAAATGATTTTAGAGCAACAGAGCATTCTGAGCCTTATTGGACCAATTCAGCTTTTGGTGGTATGCCAACCTATCAGTTAGGAGCAAATTATCCTAATGATTTTGTGGGACATATAGACGATATTTTACGTTTCTTACCACGTCCTGCTGATTATCTATTTCTATATTTCTTAGGTTTCTACGGCTTATTATTGGTTTTAAAAACCGATCCTTTAAAAGCATTTATCGGAGCAATCGCTTTCGGTTTTTCTACTTATTTAATCATTATTCTTGGAGTTGGTCATAATGCAAAAGCGCATGCAATTGCTTATATGCCGCTTGTTATAGCCGGATTTATACTGGTTTTTCAGAAAAAATATATTTGGGGAGGTTTGCTCACCATGTTTGCGGTTGCATTAGAAATTAATGCAAACCACTTTCAAATGACCTATTATTTATTGATTTTCTTATTGATATTATCGGGTTATTATGCCTTTAATTTTATTAAAGAAAAAGAATATAGGCCTCTTTTAACAGCAATTGGAGTTTTGGCTGTAGCCGGAATCTTTGCGATTGGAGCAAATGCTACCAATTTGATGGCTACTAGCGAGTATGCTAAATTTAGTACTCGAAGCAATAGCGAATTGACTTTTAATCCGGACGGATCTAAAAAGACAAATGAAAATGCTTTAAGCCGCGAATACATTACAGAATATAGTTACGGAATTCCTGAAAGTTTTAACCTGATTGCGCCAAGACTTTTTGGAGGTTCAAATCATGAAAACGTAGGAACAGATAGCCGTATGTATTCGTTTATGATCGAACAGGGAGTTCCATCAGAGCAAGCTCAGGATTTTGTGTCAGGAATGCCAACATATTGGGGAGATCAGCCTATTGTTGCAGCTCCGGCATATATTGGGGTTGTGGTTTTCTTTTTAGGAGTTTTGGCATTATTTATCGATGATCGAAAAATAAAATATGTATTTCTTTCGGGGGCGCTTGTTTCTTTAGTGCTTTCCTGGGGAAAAAATTTCTCCTTGCTAACCGATTTTTTTATCGATTACGTTCCAATGTATGATAAGTTTAGGGCAGTTTCCTCTATTCAGGTTATTCTTGAATTGTGTTTTCCTGTTTTGGCTATTATGGGATTACAATCTTTCTTTAAAGCTAAAGATGAACCTAAAATACAACAAAAAGCACTTGTACAAACTGGGGTTTTTGGTATAGGAATTATTGTAATATTAGTGTTTGCTAAAAGTATGTTCCATTTTACAGGAAGCAACGATAACTATTTCCTGCAAAGCTACGGACCAGCTTTTGTTGATGCTTTAAAGGAAGACAGAATGACTTTATATTCTGCTGATTTATTACGTTCAGGATTTTTTATTGTATTGACTTTTGGAATTTTATGGTTGTTTATCAAAAATAAACTGGCTCAAAATACTACTTTAATTATCGTTGGTCTTTTAATGATTTTCGATTTATTTTTTGTGGATAAAAAATATGTTTCGGCAAAAGATTTTGTGAGCCCTGTACAAATTGCAGCGCCGTTTCAGGAAACACCTTCTGATGCACAAATTCTAAAAGATACAACACATTACAGGGTTTTTGAAGTAAACGGAAACATGTCCAGCGCACGTGCATCTTATTTTCACCATTCTTTAGGTGGATATCATGCTGCGAAACCAAGAAGAATACAGCAATTATTTGATTATCAAATTGCGAAAAATAATATGGAAGTTTTGGATATGTTGAATGTAAAATACATCATCCAGACAGATAAAGAAGGAAAAGAATTTCCAACTATAAATCCAAATACAAACGGAAATGCATGGTTTGTTAGTACCATAAAATTAGTAAATAAGGCTGATGATGTAATGAAAGCTTTAGATCATATTGATACTAAAACTGTAGCTGTTTTTAATGTACACGAACATGAAGGCAAATTTAAAAGTGCCCGATTAAAGAAACAATGGGATACAACCGGAACTATTAAAGTTGTGGAATACAAACCAAATTATATCAAATACAAGTCTGATAATAAGAAAGATGGTTTGGCAGTATTTTCTGAAATGTATTATAAAAATGGCTGGAACGCATATATTGATGGTGAATTAACGACACATTTCCCTGTTGATTATGTTTTAAGAGCTATGGAAGTTCCGGGAGGACAACATACTATTGAGTTTAAATTTGAACCTCAGGTTGTAAAAACCGGAAGCATCATTACTTTGATAAGTTTTATTGGAATGTTGTTGCTTTTAATTGGAGGTATTTATTTTGAGAATAGAAAGGTAAAAACTGGAGATCAAAAAATCTGA
- a CDS encoding glycosyltransferase family 4 protein, translating into MEQKKLLIITYYFPPAGGPGVQRWLKFVKYLPEFGVQPIVYVPENPTYPIIDEGLVSQISDKAIVLKNKIWEPYQLASIFSKNKTKKISSGIFPHKKKQTFLDKTFLWIRGNLFIPDARVFWVKPSVTYLEKYIKENNIDTIVTSGPPHSLHLIGLELKEKLNVKWFADFRDPWTTIGYHKALRLSAYAAKKHKSLEHKVLNSADTIIVTSKTTKTEFQAITNKPISVITNGYDIENVEKQTLDTKFTLAHIGSFLSDRNPKFLWECLVELLHEIPDFKTHLEIKLIGAVSQEVLDAIQEFNLNDYLNLLGYVSHHEAIAHQKKSQVLLLIEINSEDTKSIIPGKLFEYMVSNRPIIAIGPNGSDFADIIKETNTGVFFDYSEKAKLKSVILDFYNQFLEGKLQSHGVGLQQYSRKSLTKQLAQLISES; encoded by the coding sequence TTGGAACAAAAAAAACTCTTAATCATTACTTATTATTTCCCGCCTGCTGGAGGTCCGGGAGTACAGCGTTGGTTAAAATTTGTAAAATATTTACCTGAATTTGGTGTTCAGCCCATTGTATATGTTCCTGAAAATCCAACATATCCAATAATTGATGAAGGTTTGGTAAGTCAGATCTCTGATAAAGCTATTGTTCTAAAAAATAAAATTTGGGAGCCCTATCAATTGGCATCCATTTTTTCGAAGAATAAAACCAAGAAAATCAGTTCCGGAATTTTTCCTCATAAGAAAAAACAAACTTTTTTAGATAAAACATTTCTTTGGATTCGAGGAAATCTTTTTATTCCCGATGCCCGTGTTTTTTGGGTAAAGCCTTCAGTGACTTATCTGGAGAAATATATCAAGGAAAATAATATTGATACCATTGTAACTTCGGGACCGCCGCACAGTTTGCATTTAATAGGCTTAGAATTAAAAGAAAAACTAAATGTAAAATGGTTTGCTGATTTTCGCGATCCGTGGACTACAATTGGTTATCACAAAGCATTACGTTTGTCGGCTTATGCAGCTAAAAAACATAAAAGTTTAGAACATAAAGTACTTAATAGTGCAGATACTATTATTGTAACGAGTAAAACTACCAAAACCGAATTTCAGGCGATTACCAATAAGCCAATTTCGGTAATTACCAACGGTTACGATATTGAGAATGTTGAAAAACAAACTTTAGATACTAAATTTACTTTAGCACATATTGGGTCCTTTTTATCAGATAGAAATCCTAAATTTTTATGGGAATGTTTGGTAGAATTACTTCATGAAATACCAGATTTTAAAACACATCTGGAAATTAAATTAATTGGGGCCGTAAGTCAGGAAGTTTTAGATGCTATTCAGGAATTTAATCTGAATGATTATTTGAATCTTTTAGGATATGTTTCGCATCACGAAGCAATTGCACATCAAAAAAAATCTCAGGTTTTACTTTTAATCGAGATTAATTCTGAAGATACTAAAAGCATAATTCCTGGTAAATTGTTTGAATACATGGTCTCCAATCGACCAATAATTGCGATTGGTCCAAACGGATCAGATTTTGCCGATATCATTAAAGAGACTAATACAGGAGTATTTTTTGATTATTCTGAAAAAGCGAAGTTAAAAAGTGTAATTTTGGACTTTTATAATCAATTTTTGGAAGGGAAATTACAATCTCATGGCGTTGGTTTACAACAATATTCAAGAAAAAGCCTTACTAAACAATTGGCACAATTGATTAGCGAATCATAA
- a CDS encoding lipopolysaccharide biosynthesis protein has product MGIVLNQSFKNTIITYIGFAIGAINTLYLYPIYLGATYYALTNYILSAANVIMPLFAIGMQNTLVKFYSQYKTEEEREQFLSFTALFPILMCIPLGIIGIFFFDDITAFVTKKNPVVKEFMFLIPFIGICMAYFEIFYAWARVHMHSVFGNFIKEVGLRLFSTFALVGLYFNWMTLIQFVYVTAGIYFVAFIVTMFYAFYVKKPKFQINIPQNVKDVMEYTFFIILSGSVANLLLDGDKLMLNQYMKIENIAYYSVATYIALVISVPSRAMHQIVYPITAKLMHDNKHDELNQLYKKTSINLQMVGGFVMLCIFVNINQLYELVPKEYSGGISVVFMIGLSKYFDLILGNNNAIIFNTKYYRMVLYLGLLLVFLTVILNMIFIPIFGIKGSAFATLLSITLYSLAKLLFVVKKLDLYPFSKETIYSMLLTFALFLLFYFWEFPFYQLISIALKSILVTILYVYLNYKFDISPDINKVIDMLLRKVGIKI; this is encoded by the coding sequence ATGGGTATTGTTTTAAATCAGTCTTTCAAAAATACAATCATTACTTATATAGGTTTCGCTATTGGAGCCATTAATACACTTTATTTATATCCTATTTATCTGGGTGCTACTTATTACGCGTTAACCAATTATATTCTTTCGGCAGCGAATGTTATTATGCCTTTGTTTGCTATCGGAATGCAAAATACGTTAGTCAAATTTTATTCTCAATATAAAACAGAAGAAGAAAGAGAGCAATTTTTATCATTTACAGCCTTATTTCCAATATTAATGTGTATTCCGTTAGGGATAATCGGAATCTTTTTCTTTGATGATATTACGGCATTTGTAACAAAGAAAAACCCTGTTGTAAAAGAGTTTATGTTTTTAATTCCATTTATTGGGATTTGTATGGCCTATTTCGAAATATTCTATGCCTGGGCGAGAGTTCATATGCATTCTGTTTTTGGAAATTTTATTAAAGAAGTTGGGTTGAGACTGTTTTCGACTTTTGCTTTGGTAGGTTTATATTTTAATTGGATGACACTTATTCAATTTGTATATGTGACGGCAGGAATTTATTTTGTGGCTTTTATAGTAACGATGTTTTATGCTTTCTATGTCAAAAAGCCTAAATTTCAGATCAATATACCTCAAAATGTAAAAGACGTAATGGAATATACCTTTTTCATTATTCTTTCAGGAAGTGTTGCCAATTTACTTTTAGACGGTGATAAATTGATGCTGAATCAATACATGAAAATTGAGAACATCGCTTATTATTCTGTGGCAACCTATATTGCTTTGGTAATCTCGGTTCCGAGTCGTGCCATGCATCAGATTGTATATCCGATTACGGCAAAATTGATGCACGATAACAAACATGATGAATTGAATCAATTGTATAAAAAAACCTCTATCAATCTGCAAATGGTTGGCGGATTTGTAATGTTATGTATTTTTGTCAATATCAATCAATTGTATGAATTAGTTCCAAAAGAATACAGTGGCGGAATCTCTGTTGTATTTATGATTGGATTATCGAAGTATTTCGATTTGATTTTAGGAAACAATAATGCTATCATTTTTAATACAAAATACTACCGAATGGTATTGTATTTAGGATTGCTTTTGGTGTTTTTGACCGTGATCTTAAATATGATTTTTATTCCAATTTTTGGAATTAAAGGTTCTGCGTTTGCGACTTTATTATCGATTACACTATATAGTTTGGCAAAATTGCTTTTTGTTGTAAAAAAGCTTGATTTATATCCTTTTTCTAAAGAAACGATCTATTCAATGCTGTTAACTTTTGCGTTGTTTCTACTGTTTTATTTTTGGGAATTTCCGTTTTACCAATTGATAAGTATTGCTTTAAAATCTATTTTAGTAACGATTTTATATGTTTACTTAAATTATAAGTTTGATATTTCTCCGGATATTAATAAAGTAATCGATATGCTTTTGCGAAAAGTAGGAATTAAAATTTAG